One genomic region from Phoenix dactylifera cultivar Barhee BC4 unplaced genomic scaffold, palm_55x_up_171113_PBpolish2nd_filt_p 000190F, whole genome shotgun sequence encodes:
- the LOC103720319 gene encoding cyclin-T1-4-like — protein sequence MAGFFYPGESSHHGAAKSGSYNSSYDKWEELDCSGTGWYFLRKEIEENSPSRRDGIDLKKETYLRKSYCTFLQDLGMRLKVPQVTIATAIVFCHRFFLRQSHAKNDRRTIATVCMFLAGKVEETPRPLKDVILVSYEIMHKKDPSAVQKIKQKEVYEQQKELILLGERVVLATLGFDLNVHHPYKPLVEAIKRFKVAQNALAQVAWNFVNDGLRTSLCLQFKPHHVAAGAVFLAAKFLKVKLPSDGDKVWWQEFDVTPRQLEDVSNQMLELYEQNRTGQPSHVNEVEGSTGGGTNQHAPTTSTVSESSVSVNGPAQDAGGVNFKQGGQPQPPARPVGSHSHADNYRTGFQSTQKSNDNWSADSKSMIWDHNMDIEGKDCSHHEVEKFSGCTESATEASSYRRATLDRPLGDAAIAEKGKTMETKEWKDDSSFAMSSSTRGQNFKYDETAKGYCPSDAITKIDKDKVKAALEKRRKLRNDIAKKTDIMDEDDLIERELENGIELVVDDEKIKQDRRPAWLKPPNKKELDNERAEQVGSKDMRNFRSSEQQASQEKIKLRSNSEDKTDIDYGFEPDQANAEEGELSSLDEHECPSPKVRSSNGKVTNTRYPLREVSVTGWLDGVKRKRDDYQGPPNLVSEKDMGMGRRSESVQHYGNSHPSREGAGAGCSEYTDRDHKRYKY from the exons ATGGCTGGCTTCTTCTATCCTGGGGAGTCATCACATCATGGAGCAGCGAAAAGTGGATCATACAATAGTTCTTACGATAAGTGGGAGGAACTTGATTGTTCTGGGACTGGATGGTATTTCTTACGCAAGGAAATTGAAGAAAATTCTCCATCTAGGAGAGATGGCATTGATCTGAAGAAAGAGACATATCTTCGGAAGTCATATTGCACGTTTTTGCAGGATTTAGGCATGAGACTTAAAGT GCCTCAGGTGACAATAGCTACTGCAATAGTATTTTGTCACCGCTTCTTCCTTCGCCAATCTCATGCAAAGAATGACAGGAGG ACCATTGCAACTGTCTGCATGTTTCTTGCCGGAAAGGTTGAAGAAACCCCTCGCCCACTGAAAGATGTCATACTTGTTTCatatgaaattatgcataaaaaGGACCCTTCAGCTGTCCAGAAAATCAAGCAGAAG GAAGTATATGAACAGCAGAAGGAGCTCATTTTATTGGGGGAACGGGTTGTTCTTGCCACACTTGGTTTTGATCTGAATGTGCACCATCCTTATAAACCCCTTGTTGAAGCAATCAAAAGATTCAAAGTGGCACAGAATGCTCTTGCTCAAGTTGCatggaattttgtaaatgatgg ACTGCGGACATCGCTCTGCCTGCAATTTAAGCCCCATCATGTAGCAGCTGGTGCCGTCTTTCTTGCTGCTAAGTTTCTTAAAGTGAAGTTGCCGTCTGATGGTGATAAGGTCTGGTGGCAAGAATTTGATGTCACCCCACGGCAGTTGGAAG ATGTTAGCAATCAGATGTTGGAGCTCTATGAGCAAAATCGTACGGGGCAACCTTCTCATGTCAATGAAGTAGAAGGAAGCACAGGTGGTGGGACTAACCAGCATGCACCAACAACCTCAACTGTTAGTGAGAGCTCGGTATCAGTAAATGGGCCTGCTCAAGATGCTGGAGGTGTTAATTTCAAGCAAGGAGGACAACCTCAACCACCTGCTAGGCCTGTGGGGTCCCACTCGCATGCTGATAATTATCGTACTGGGTTTCAGAGTACACAAAAAAGTAATGACAATTGGAGTGCTGACAGTAAAAGCATGATATGGGACCACAACATGGATATCGAAGGCAAGGATTGCTCTCATCATGAAGTGGAGAAGTTTTCTGGCTGCACGGAGAGTGCTACAGAAGCTTCAAGTTATCGCAGGGCCACACTTGATCGACCTTTGGGAGATGCAGCAATAGCTGAAAAAGGTAAAACAATGGAGACAAAGGAATGGAAGGATGATAGTTCGTTTGCAATGTCCAGCAGCACTCGTGGACAGAACTTCAAGTATGATGAAACTGCTAAAGGGTACTGCCCATCAGATGCAATCACGAAGATTGACAAGGACAAAGTTAAAGCTGCTTTGGAGAAGAGGCGGAAGCTCCGAAATGACATAGCTAAGAAAACTGACATAATGGATGAAGATGATCTCATTGAAAGGGAGCTTGAAAATGGAATTGAGTTGGTGGTCGATGATGAGAAAATAAAGCAGGATAGAAGACCTGCCTGGCTTAAACCCCCGAACAAGAAAGAACTTGATAATGAGCGTGCAGAGCAAGTTGGAAGCAAAGATATGAGGAATTTTAGGTCCTCAGAACAACAAGCTTCACAGGAAAAGATTAAGCTCAGATCTAATTCTGAAGATAAAACTGACATCGATTATGGTTTTGAACCAGACCAAGCAAATGCAGAGGAAGGAGAATTATCATCTCTTGATGAGCATGAATGCCCCTCTCCAAAGGTGCGCAGTAGCAATGGGAAAGTTACAAACACAAGATACCCCTTGAGAGAGGTTTCTGTGACAGGATGGTTGGATGGTGTGAAAAGGAAACGAGATGACTATCAAGGTCCTCCAAATCTGGTCAGTGAGAAAGATATGGGCATGGGAAGACGCTCGGAGAGTGTGCAGCATTATGGAAATTCCCACCCATCACGAGAGGGAGCTGGAGCAGGATGTTCAGAGTATACAGATAGGGATCATAAACGTTATAAATACTAG
- the LOC120105102 gene encoding 2,3-bisphosphoglycerate-dependent phosphoglycerate mutase 2-like: MAVTTFHQATGSIHTHGCRSSFGFQSGIRNYSVNMVSKGFGVDARLIARGNCCSGSCRLSVTRASSSHSSVADPVQIPSKNNSSDSKKKPHETALILIRHGESLWNEKNLFTGCVDVPLTQKGVEEAIEAGKRICNIPVDMIYTSSLIRAQMTAMLAMTQHRRKKVPIITHSESEQAQRWSQISSEETKKQSIPVIAAWQLNERMYGELQGLNKQETADRFGKEKVHEWRRRYDIPPPNGESLEMCAQRAVAYFEEQIEPQLLSGKNVMISAHGNSLRSIIMYLDKLTSQEVISLELSTGIPMLYIFRDGKFIRRGSPVGPSAAGVYAYTKSLALYRQKLDEMFH; the protein is encoded by the exons ATGGCTGTCACTACATTTCATCAGGCCACTGGGTCCATCCACACCCATGGGTGTCGCAGCAGCTTTGGCTTTCAGAGTGGAATTAGAAATTATTCAGTGAATATGGTTTCTAAGGGTTTTGGTGTTGATGCACGGCTTATTGCAAGGGGAAATTGTTGCTCTGGGAGCTGCAGATTAAGTGTAACACGTGCATCAAGCTCACATTCTTCCGTAGCTGATCCAGTTCAAATACCATCAAAGAATAATTCTAGtgactcaaagaaaaaaccaC ATGAAACTGCGCTTATATTGATTCGGCATGGTGAGTCTTTGTGGAATGAGAAAAATTTGTTTACTGGATGTGTTGATGTACCCTTGACCCAAAAAGGCGTGGAGGAGGCAATTGAAGCTGGTAAAAGGATATGCAACATACCTGTGGACATGATCTATACTTCTTCTTTGATTCGTGCTCAAATGACTGCCATGCTCGCCATGACACAGCATCGCCGGAAGAAG GTTCCAATCATCACGCACAGTGAGAGTGAACAGGCCCAGAGATGGAGTCAGATTTCTAGtgaagaaacaaagaaacaatCTATTCCAGTGATAGCAGCTTGGCAATTGAATGAACGAAT GTACGGTGAATTACAGGGTCTCAACAAGCAAGAAACAGCAGATCGATTTGGGAAAGAGAAAGTTCACGAATGGCGTCGCAGATATGACATCCCTCCCCCAAATGGAGAGAGTTTGGAGATGTGTGCCCAGAGGGCTGTTGCTTATTTCGAAGAACAG ATTGAACCCCAACTTTTGAGTGGAAAAAATGTGATGATTTCTGCGCATGGAAATTCACTAAGGTCTATTATTATGTACCTTGACAAGCTTACTTCTCAAGAG GTAATCAGCCTTGAGTTGTCAACTGGCATTCCTATGCTCTATATTTTCAGAGATGGCAAATTCATCAGGAGAGGGAGTCCTGTAGGACCTTCTGCGGCTGGTGTTTATGCTTATACAAAG